A window of Zingiber officinale cultivar Zhangliang chromosome 5A, Zo_v1.1, whole genome shotgun sequence contains these coding sequences:
- the LOC121981343 gene encoding mitogen-activated protein kinase kinase 2-like isoform X1, whose protein sequence is MRRGGFKPNLTLALPSHEASISQFLTQSGTFKDGDLLVNKDGLRIVPDGKEEGQPLIKPAGSLSLDDIDVIKVIGKGNGGIVQLVRHKWSGQFFALKVIELNIQENVRRLIAQELRINLSTQCNYVVVFYQCFYYNGAISIVLEYMDGGSLGDFLKLVKTIPEPYLAAICKQVLRGLIYLHHEKHIIHRDLKPSNILINHRGEVKISDFGVSAIIASSSGQKDTLIGTYNYMSPERIASERHGYLSDIWSFGLVMLECATGWFPYPRCDSFYDLLDKIVEQPPPCASPDQFSEEFCSFISECLQKNPKNRKSGKALLKHPFLSMYDDLNVDLTSYFTLSGLPLNQFEENEL, encoded by the exons ATGAGGAGAGGAGGCTTCAAACCCAACCTCACGCTTGCCTTGCCCAGCCACGAGGCCTCCATCAGCCAGTTCTT GACGCAGAGCGGGACTTTTAAGGATGGCGATCTTCTCGTGAACAAGGATGGGCTTCGGATCGTCCCCGACGGCAAAGAAGAGGGG CAACCTCTTATAAAGCCTGCAGGCAGTCTGAGTTTAGATGACATAGATGTAATTAAAGTGATCGGGAAAGGTAATGGTGGAATTGTTCAACTAGTTCGTCATAAATGGTCCGGCCAATTTTTTGCTCTCAAG GTTATCGAATTGAACATTCAAGAGAATGTACGCAGACTGATTGCTCAGGAACTCAGGATAAACCTGTCAACTCAGTGCAATTATGTAGTTGTATTCTACCAGTGCTTTTATTACAATGGCGCCATCTCCATTGTCTTGGAGTACATGGATGGAGGCTCACTTGGTGATTTCTTGAAGCTTGTGAAAACTATTCCAGAACCATACCTTGCTGCTATCTGTAAGCAG GTTCTTCGTGGATTGATTTATTTGCACCATGAAAAGCACATTATTCATCGAGATTTAAAGCCATCAAACATTCTAATTAATCACAGAGGGGAGGTTAAGATATCTGATTTTGGGGTTAGTGCTATAATAGCTAGCTCTTCTGGACAGAAAGATACATTAATTGGCACCTACAACTACATGTCT CCAGAACGAATAGCTTCAGAAAGACATGGGTACTTGAGTGACATTTGGAGCTTTGGATTGGTAATGTTGGAATGCGCCACAGGCTGGTTTCCATATCCACGTTGTGATAGTTTCTATGACCTTTTGGATAAAATAGTTGAACAGCCACCACCATGTGCATCTCCAGACCAATTCTCAGAGGAGTTCTGCTCATTCATAAGTGAATG TTTAcagaaaaatccaaaaaatagaAAATCTGGAAAGGCTCTTTTG AAACATCCCTTCTTGAGCATGTACGACGACTTGAATGTGGATCTAACCTCTTACTTCACCTTATCTGGATTGCCACTCAACCAATTTGAAGAAAATGAGCT GTGA
- the LOC121981343 gene encoding mitogen-activated protein kinase kinase 2-like isoform X2: protein MRRGGFKPNLTLALPSHEASISQFLTQSGTFKDGDLLVNKDGLRIVPDGKEEGVIELNIQENVRRLIAQELRINLSTQCNYVVVFYQCFYYNGAISIVLEYMDGGSLGDFLKLVKTIPEPYLAAICKQVLRGLIYLHHEKHIIHRDLKPSNILINHRGEVKISDFGVSAIIASSSGQKDTLIGTYNYMSPERIASERHGYLSDIWSFGLVMLECATGWFPYPRCDSFYDLLDKIVEQPPPCASPDQFSEEFCSFISECLQKNPKNRKSGKALLKHPFLSMYDDLNVDLTSYFTLSGLPLNQFEENEL from the exons ATGAGGAGAGGAGGCTTCAAACCCAACCTCACGCTTGCCTTGCCCAGCCACGAGGCCTCCATCAGCCAGTTCTT GACGCAGAGCGGGACTTTTAAGGATGGCGATCTTCTCGTGAACAAGGATGGGCTTCGGATCGTCCCCGACGGCAAAGAAGAGGGG GTTATCGAATTGAACATTCAAGAGAATGTACGCAGACTGATTGCTCAGGAACTCAGGATAAACCTGTCAACTCAGTGCAATTATGTAGTTGTATTCTACCAGTGCTTTTATTACAATGGCGCCATCTCCATTGTCTTGGAGTACATGGATGGAGGCTCACTTGGTGATTTCTTGAAGCTTGTGAAAACTATTCCAGAACCATACCTTGCTGCTATCTGTAAGCAG GTTCTTCGTGGATTGATTTATTTGCACCATGAAAAGCACATTATTCATCGAGATTTAAAGCCATCAAACATTCTAATTAATCACAGAGGGGAGGTTAAGATATCTGATTTTGGGGTTAGTGCTATAATAGCTAGCTCTTCTGGACAGAAAGATACATTAATTGGCACCTACAACTACATGTCT CCAGAACGAATAGCTTCAGAAAGACATGGGTACTTGAGTGACATTTGGAGCTTTGGATTGGTAATGTTGGAATGCGCCACAGGCTGGTTTCCATATCCACGTTGTGATAGTTTCTATGACCTTTTGGATAAAATAGTTGAACAGCCACCACCATGTGCATCTCCAGACCAATTCTCAGAGGAGTTCTGCTCATTCATAAGTGAATG TTTAcagaaaaatccaaaaaatagaAAATCTGGAAAGGCTCTTTTG AAACATCCCTTCTTGAGCATGTACGACGACTTGAATGTGGATCTAACCTCTTACTTCACCTTATCTGGATTGCCACTCAACCAATTTGAAGAAAATGAGCT GTGA
- the LOC121983112 gene encoding pectate lyase-like, producing MELGIKYSFFCLLFLANAALSAAHIAVYDDYWQKKAAEARNNTLNAYVPDPSTVVNHFNSAPLFDNGTRRGLAHRTETKGCFATNPIDRCWRCQKDWMNHRKRLATCAKGFGHSAIGGLHGNFYVVTDPSDDDLMEPRPGTLRYGATRDAPLWIVFARDMVIRLQQELMINSYKTIDGRGVNVHIAYGASLTVQFVQHVIIHNLHIHDIQPGAGGNIRDSETHWGIRTRSDGDGVSIFGSSHVWVDHLSLSNCADGLIDAIQGSTAITISNCHLTRHNDVILLGANDAYTEDAKMQVTVAYNHFGRGLVQRMPRCRFGFFHVVNNDYTHWLMYAIGGSQHPTIISQGNRFIGPPNQAAKEVTHRDYGTEAEYNGWNWRSDRDLFMNGATFRQTGHQVTTMYSKIDYIKARPGSWAGRLTRFSGSLKCRANVPC from the exons ATGGAGTTGGGTATCAAATACTCCTTCTTCTGCCTCCTCTTCCTAGCTAACGCCGCCTTGTCGGCTGCCCACATCGCCGTCTACGACGATTACTGGCAGAAGAAGGCGGCGGAGGCTCGCAATAACACGCTCAACGCCTACGTTCCCGACCCCAGCACCGTCGTCAATCACTTCAACTCCGCCCCCCTTTT CGACAATGGCACGAGGAGAGGGCTGGCGCATCGCACGGAGACGAAGGGCTGCTTCGCCACCAACCCGATCGATCGGTGCTGGAGGTGCCAGAAGGACTGGATGAACCACCGCAAGAGGCTGGCGACCTGCGCCAAGGGGTTCGGGCACAGCGCCATCGGCGGGCTGCACGGCAATTTCTACGTGGTCACCGACCCCTCCGACGACGACCTGATGGAGCCTCGTCCCGGCACCCTCCGCTACGGGGCCACCCGCGACGCCCCGCTCTGGATCGTCTTCGCCCGTGACATGGTCATCCGCCTCCAGCAGGAGCTGATGATCAACAGCTACAAGACCATCGACGGCCGCGGCGTCAACGTGCACATCGCCTACGGCGCCTCCCTCACCGTCCAGTTCGTCCAACACGTCATCATCCACAACCTCCACATCCACGACATCCAGCCCGGTGCCGGCGGCAACATCCGCGACTCCGAGACGCACTGGGGCATCCGCACCCGCAGCGACGGCGACGGCGTCAGCATCTTCGGCTCCTCCCACGTCTGGGTCGACCACCTCTCCCTGTCCAACTGCGCCGACGGCCTCATCGACGCCATCCAAGGCTCCACCGCCATCACCATCTCCAACTGCCACCTCACCCGCCACAACGac GTGATCCTATTGGGCGCCAACGACGCCTATACCGAGGACGCCAAAATGCAGGTCACCGTCGCCTACAACCACTTCGGCAGAGGGCTGGTGCAGAGGATGCCCAGGTGCAGGTTCGGCTTCTTCCACGTCGTGAACAACGACTACACCCACTGGCTCATGTACGCCATCGGCGGCAGCCAGCACCCGACCATCATCAGCCAAGGCAACAGATTTATCGGCCCACCAAATCAAGCCGCCAAGGAG GTGACACACAGGGATTACGGAACGGAAGCAGAGTACAACGGGTGGAACTGGCGATCGGACAGAGACCTGTTCATGAACGGAGCAACCTTCCGGCAGACAGGGCATCAAGTCACAACCATGTACTCCAAGATCGACTACATCAAGGCGAGGCCAGGGAGCTGGGCAGGGCGGCTGACTCGCTTCTCGGGATCCCTCAAGTGCAGGGCCAATGTCCCCTGTTAA
- the LOC121981343 gene encoding mitogen-activated protein kinase kinase 2-like isoform X3: MRRGGFKPNLTLALPSHEASISQFLTQSGTFKDGDLLVNKDGLRIVPDGKEEGQPLIKPAGSLSLDDIDVIKVIGKGNGGIVQLVRHKWSGQFFALKVIELNIQENVRRLIAQELRINLSTQCNYVVVFYQCFYYNGAISIVLEYMDGGSLGDFLKLVKTIPEPYLAAICKQVLRGLIYLHHEKHIIHRDLKPSNILINHRGEVKISDFGVSAIIASSSGQKDTLIGTYNYMSPERIASERHGYLSDIWSFGLVMLECATGWFPYPRCDSFYDLLDKIVEQPPPCASPDQFSEEFCSFISECNQ; encoded by the exons ATGAGGAGAGGAGGCTTCAAACCCAACCTCACGCTTGCCTTGCCCAGCCACGAGGCCTCCATCAGCCAGTTCTT GACGCAGAGCGGGACTTTTAAGGATGGCGATCTTCTCGTGAACAAGGATGGGCTTCGGATCGTCCCCGACGGCAAAGAAGAGGGG CAACCTCTTATAAAGCCTGCAGGCAGTCTGAGTTTAGATGACATAGATGTAATTAAAGTGATCGGGAAAGGTAATGGTGGAATTGTTCAACTAGTTCGTCATAAATGGTCCGGCCAATTTTTTGCTCTCAAG GTTATCGAATTGAACATTCAAGAGAATGTACGCAGACTGATTGCTCAGGAACTCAGGATAAACCTGTCAACTCAGTGCAATTATGTAGTTGTATTCTACCAGTGCTTTTATTACAATGGCGCCATCTCCATTGTCTTGGAGTACATGGATGGAGGCTCACTTGGTGATTTCTTGAAGCTTGTGAAAACTATTCCAGAACCATACCTTGCTGCTATCTGTAAGCAG GTTCTTCGTGGATTGATTTATTTGCACCATGAAAAGCACATTATTCATCGAGATTTAAAGCCATCAAACATTCTAATTAATCACAGAGGGGAGGTTAAGATATCTGATTTTGGGGTTAGTGCTATAATAGCTAGCTCTTCTGGACAGAAAGATACATTAATTGGCACCTACAACTACATGTCT CCAGAACGAATAGCTTCAGAAAGACATGGGTACTTGAGTGACATTTGGAGCTTTGGATTGGTAATGTTGGAATGCGCCACAGGCTGGTTTCCATATCCACGTTGTGATAGTTTCTATGACCTTTTGGATAAAATAGTTGAACAGCCACCACCATGTGCATCTCCAGACCAATTCTCAGAGGAGTTCTGCTCATTCATAAGTGAATG CAACCAGTGA